The proteins below are encoded in one region of Sphingobacterium sp. R2:
- a CDS encoding aspartate carbamoyltransferase catalytic subunit — protein sequence MSSVAEQLSTRHLLGIKDLNENDIQLILDTASNFKEVLNRPIKKVPSLRDITIANVFFENSTRTRLSFELAEKRLSADIVNFAASSSSVSKGETLIDTVNNILAMKVDMIVMRHPYAGAGVFLSKHVDAQIVNAGDGAHEHPTQALLDSFSIRERYGDVAGRKVAIVGDITHSRVALSNILCLQKQGAEVMVCGPTTLIPKHITSLGVKVEHDLRKALNWCDVANMLRIQLERQDIAYFPSLREYSMLYGLNKEILDSLDKPITIMHPGPINRGVEITSDVADSEHSIILDQVENGVAVRMAVLYLLAGQRG from the coding sequence ATGTCATCTGTAGCAGAACAACTAAGTACCCGCCATTTATTGGGGATCAAAGATCTAAATGAAAACGACATCCAATTGATCCTGGATACAGCAAGTAATTTTAAAGAAGTATTAAACAGACCGATTAAAAAGGTTCCTTCCTTACGGGATATTACAATCGCCAACGTTTTTTTTGAAAACTCTACGCGCACACGTCTATCTTTTGAACTTGCTGAAAAGAGACTCTCTGCAGATATTGTTAATTTTGCAGCATCATCGTCCTCCGTAAGTAAAGGAGAGACGCTGATAGACACCGTCAACAATATCCTCGCGATGAAGGTTGATATGATTGTGATGCGACATCCTTATGCTGGTGCAGGGGTATTTTTAAGTAAGCATGTGGATGCGCAGATTGTCAATGCAGGTGACGGAGCACATGAACATCCGACACAAGCTTTACTGGACTCTTTTTCAATCCGCGAGCGTTATGGCGATGTGGCTGGTCGAAAAGTTGCTATAGTAGGCGATATCACCCACTCACGGGTTGCGCTGTCTAATATCTTATGTCTTCAAAAGCAGGGTGCGGAAGTGATGGTCTGTGGACCGACTACATTAATTCCGAAACATATCACTTCATTGGGTGTAAAAGTGGAGCACGATTTGAGAAAGGCGCTGAATTGGTGTGACGTAGCAAATATGTTAAGAATTCAATTGGAACGCCAAGATATTGCTTATTTCCCATCATTAAGAGAGTACTCCATGCTTTATGGGCTGAATAAAGAGATTTTGGACTCTTTGGATAAACCCATCACGATTATGCACCCTGGACCAATCAACCGTGGCGTCGAAATCACATCGGACGTTGCCGACAGTGAACACTCCATTATTTTGGATCAGGTTGAAAACGGTGTTGCTGTACGTATGGCTGTCTTATACTTATTGGCAGGACAACGCGGATAG
- the pyrR gene encoding bifunctional pyr operon transcriptional regulator/uracil phosphoribosyltransferase PyrR, protein MKQSILLDGPKFQITIQRLCRQLIENHGDFSNAVVIGIQPRGTFLARRIVKELEQMIGKEILVGDLDITFYRDDFRTKGNAGPLLANSTNINFIVEGKEVIFIDDVLWTGRTIRAAMDAVQAFGRAKRIELLVLVDRRFSRQIPIQPDYIGIQVDSIDSQKVIVNWKESDDQDSIILITEKKTSAGD, encoded by the coding sequence ATGAAACAGTCGATTTTATTAGACGGACCAAAATTTCAAATCACAATTCAAAGACTATGTCGTCAATTGATTGAGAATCACGGTGATTTTTCAAATGCTGTCGTCATAGGTATTCAACCCCGAGGAACTTTCTTAGCGAGACGTATTGTCAAAGAGCTCGAACAAATGATCGGTAAAGAGATTTTAGTTGGCGATTTGGACATTACCTTTTACCGCGATGACTTCCGCACAAAAGGAAATGCTGGTCCACTCTTAGCAAATAGCACAAATATCAATTTTATTGTAGAAGGTAAGGAGGTCATTTTTATAGATGACGTCTTATGGACAGGACGTACTATTCGTGCCGCAATGGATGCTGTACAGGCCTTTGGCCGTGCAAAACGAATAGAATTGCTTGTTTTGGTCGATCGTAGATTCTCCAGACAGATTCCTATTCAACCTGATTATATCGGCATACAGGTCGATTCAATTGATTCGCAAAAAGTAATTGTTAACTGGAAAGAGTCAGATGATCAGGATAGCATTATCCTGATTACAGAAAAGAAGACGTCAGCTGGCGATTAA
- a CDS encoding APC family permease: MKRQLKLWDAVMLVMGSMIGSGIFIVSSDMMRQLGSGYWLAVVWLLTALATVAAAICYGELSSMYPKAGGQYTYLTAIFGKPIGFLYGWSLFTVIQTGTIAAVAVAFGKFTAYLIPQLNDAPPLFQRGEFKITWIQILAMGVIMLLTFINTRGIKSGKTVQSFFTSAKIIALILLILGGLFLIKQNHFSENMAYGWDSFQNLKGVGWSQISGGALMGALAAAMVGSVFSSVAWENVTFVSGEIVNPQRNVVRALVIGTSLVMLLYISCNYIYLAALSREEIAFAANDRVAIAAAEKILGHSGTIAMAILVMISTFGCVNGLALSGARVFQTMAKDGLFLKQAIPNNKYDVPARSLWLQGIWASLLCLSGQYGNLLDMISFVIVIFYMITVLGVIIQRVRRPDLERSYRTFLFPVTPILYLVIGTVFCVLLIIYKPQYTWPGFILVLIGVPVYFFARNNKPVERDE, translated from the coding sequence ATGAAACGTCAATTAAAATTGTGGGATGCAGTGATGCTGGTCATGGGGTCGATGATCGGGAGTGGTATTTTCATTGTATCGAGCGATATGATGCGGCAGCTGGGGTCCGGATATTGGTTGGCAGTGGTGTGGTTGTTAACGGCTTTGGCAACGGTCGCTGCTGCAATCTGCTATGGCGAATTATCATCGATGTATCCAAAGGCTGGTGGGCAATACACCTATCTGACAGCAATATTTGGGAAACCTATCGGCTTTTTATATGGTTGGAGTTTATTTACGGTCATTCAAACAGGGACGATAGCAGCGGTAGCAGTGGCTTTTGGTAAGTTTACGGCCTATCTTATCCCGCAGTTGAATGATGCTCCACCACTGTTCCAGCGGGGGGAATTTAAGATTACCTGGATCCAGATTCTCGCAATGGGCGTGATAATGCTGCTTACCTTTATTAATACCCGGGGAATTAAAAGTGGAAAAACTGTCCAATCTTTTTTTACTTCTGCAAAAATCATTGCTTTGATTTTGTTGATTTTAGGTGGTTTGTTCTTGATTAAACAAAATCATTTTTCGGAAAACATGGCTTACGGCTGGGATTCTTTCCAGAATTTAAAAGGTGTAGGCTGGTCGCAGATCTCTGGAGGCGCTTTGATGGGAGCATTAGCTGCTGCAATGGTCGGTTCGGTGTTCAGCAGTGTGGCCTGGGAAAATGTAACGTTTGTTTCCGGCGAAATTGTCAACCCGCAGCGTAATGTTGTACGCGCCTTGGTAATCGGTACAAGCTTGGTCATGCTGCTCTATATCAGTTGTAATTACATTTACCTGGCGGCTTTAAGTAGAGAGGAGATCGCTTTTGCTGCCAATGATCGGGTCGCGATTGCGGCCGCTGAGAAAATATTAGGTCATAGTGGTACAATAGCGATGGCGATTTTAGTTATGATCTCGACATTTGGTTGTGTCAACGGACTTGCATTGTCAGGAGCGCGTGTTTTTCAGACCATGGCCAAGGATGGTTTGTTTTTGAAACAGGCAATTCCCAACAACAAGTACGATGTGCCGGCAAGATCATTGTGGCTACAGGGAATTTGGGCTTCATTACTCTGTTTAAGCGGCCAGTACGGGAATTTGCTGGATATGATATCCTTTGTAATTGTGATATTCTATATGATCACGGTACTCGGTGTCATTATTCAGCGTGTTAGAAGGCCCGATTTAGAGCGCTCCTATAGGACGTTCCTATTTCCGGTTACACCAATTTTATATCTTGTAATAGGTACGGTTTTTTGCGTGTTACTGATTATTTATAAACCGCAATATACCTGGCCTGGATTTATACTTGTCTTGATCGGTGTGCCTGTGTATTTTTTTGCACGGAATAATAAACCTGTCGAGCGTGATGAGTAA
- a CDS encoding DUF2723 domain-containing protein, translating to MNYTKINNLLGWICALIATVAYVMTAERSTSWWDCGEFIASAFKLQIVHQPGAPLFLMIQNIFSNLAGGDVTRIAFWMNVGSAVCSGLTILFLFWTITALAKKIVVKGVDGSFTSTDLIKIFGSGAVGALAYAFTDTFWFSAVESEVYAMSSLCTAVVFWGILKWENHADEAGADRWLIFIAYVMGLSIGVHLLNLLVIPAIALVIYFKRSKTVTSSGAIKAFLIGVVVLALILWGIIQYTVKVAAYFDLFFVNSLGMGFGTGFNLFMILAVALFVYGIWYSIKKVKPMLNLILISTAFIVFGYSSFAMIMVRAKANPTLNNSDPDNAFSFVSYLGREQYASEPLLNGPTFDAQVVDAEPTYTYRKDKDKYTKVENGMDYKYDKTMFFPRVYSNRDGHDGYYRDYLKIPEGQSPTFADNLKFFFSYQIGHMYGRYFLWNFAGRQNDQQGQGSFTEGNWQAGIKPIDQMHNGGQNAIPDSLKTDPSNNKYYFLPLIIGLIGAFWHFGKRQRDAGIVGLLFFFTGLAIVLYLNQSPLQPRERDYAYAGSFYAFAIWIGLGVFAIADYLSKKVDGKIAAGAATVVCLLGAPVLLGFQNWDDHDRSEKTTARDLAKNYLASCAPNAILFTYGDNDTYPLWYVQEVENYRPDVRVVNLSLLSSDWYMRQMKQKVNQAEGLPINIDDEKFKKGVREVLYYQDMKVPGHVDLDLIMQILLSDDQKNKLELRGGKFENFLPTKNFSLPVNKESVLKNNVVPKAWQESIVDTMSWTYNRNYVSRAELSILNVLLNNDWKRPIYFAATVPNDNYLGLDKYLVQEGFALRLMPIATPAGAEGTLVDTQSAYKDITTKYQWGNMAHASYLDPESYRMITMITNTVMGGTATQLMMEGRKDEARKVAVETYEKMPKRVYLMRDILGYIPIINVLYETGETKRANEIVNRNLKFMTQNMRWYQDIAQTKPELEYSNIGTALRALGAYKSILATTSEKQLLQQVTDLEKLYKQQYGVE from the coding sequence ATGAACTATACTAAAATCAACAATCTTTTAGGATGGATATGTGCGCTAATTGCAACTGTAGCATATGTCATGACTGCCGAACGATCGACGAGTTGGTGGGATTGTGGTGAGTTTATCGCTTCAGCCTTCAAGCTTCAAATTGTGCACCAGCCGGGAGCACCTTTATTCTTAATGATTCAGAATATATTCTCCAACCTTGCTGGTGGAGATGTGACACGAATTGCGTTCTGGATGAATGTCGGATCGGCGGTATGTAGTGGTCTGACCATTTTGTTTTTGTTTTGGACAATTACAGCCTTAGCAAAGAAAATCGTTGTAAAGGGTGTTGATGGATCGTTTACGTCGACCGATTTAATTAAGATATTTGGTTCGGGTGCTGTAGGAGCATTGGCCTATGCTTTTACAGATACCTTTTGGTTTTCTGCCGTAGAGTCTGAGGTTTATGCCATGTCTTCTTTATGTACAGCCGTAGTATTTTGGGGGATTTTAAAATGGGAAAATCATGCCGATGAGGCTGGTGCGGACCGCTGGTTGATCTTTATCGCCTATGTGATGGGCCTTTCTATCGGGGTACACTTACTCAACTTATTGGTAATTCCCGCAATTGCTTTAGTGATTTATTTTAAGCGTTCAAAAACAGTAACTTCTTCGGGAGCAATAAAAGCTTTCTTAATAGGTGTCGTTGTTTTGGCCCTCATTTTATGGGGTATTATCCAATATACGGTGAAAGTGGCAGCTTATTTTGATCTGTTCTTTGTGAATAGTTTGGGCATGGGTTTTGGGACAGGATTTAATCTGTTCATGATTTTAGCTGTCGCTTTATTTGTCTATGGTATTTGGTATTCAATTAAAAAGGTTAAACCCATGTTGAACCTAATTTTGATCAGCACTGCGTTTATTGTTTTTGGTTATAGCTCTTTTGCCATGATCATGGTACGCGCCAAGGCAAATCCAACCTTAAATAACAGTGATCCGGATAATGCATTTTCTTTTGTGAGTTATCTTGGACGTGAGCAATATGCTAGTGAACCGCTTTTAAACGGACCTACTTTCGATGCACAGGTAGTTGATGCTGAGCCTACGTATACGTACAGAAAAGATAAAGACAAGTATACCAAGGTGGAGAACGGTATGGACTATAAATACGATAAAACGATGTTTTTCCCTCGTGTTTATAGCAATCGAGATGGGCATGATGGATATTATCGTGATTACTTAAAAATTCCGGAAGGTCAGTCGCCGACTTTTGCCGATAACCTCAAGTTCTTTTTCAGTTATCAGATCGGACATATGTACGGCCGTTATTTCTTGTGGAATTTTGCCGGTCGTCAGAATGACCAACAAGGTCAGGGCTCATTTACCGAAGGTAATTGGCAGGCGGGCATCAAGCCGATTGACCAAATGCATAACGGTGGACAGAATGCCATTCCAGATTCATTGAAAACTGATCCTTCGAACAATAAATATTATTTCTTGCCTTTGATCATTGGTTTAATCGGTGCATTCTGGCATTTTGGAAAGAGACAACGTGATGCGGGAATTGTGGGTCTGTTGTTTTTCTTTACAGGATTAGCAATTGTATTATATCTAAATCAAAGCCCACTCCAACCACGTGAGCGTGATTATGCGTATGCCGGTTCATTCTATGCCTTTGCCATTTGGATAGGGCTTGGGGTTTTCGCTATCGCGGATTATTTAAGCAAAAAAGTGGATGGTAAAATTGCCGCTGGTGCCGCTACAGTAGTCTGCCTATTGGGCGCTCCGGTATTGTTGGGCTTCCAGAACTGGGATGATCATGACCGCTCGGAGAAAACAACTGCCCGTGATCTTGCTAAAAACTATTTGGCGTCATGTGCACCTAATGCGATTTTATTTACTTACGGTGATAACGATACTTATCCTTTATGGTATGTTCAGGAAGTTGAAAATTATCGTCCGGATGTACGTGTCGTAAACTTAAGTTTATTGAGTTCGGACTGGTATATGCGCCAGATGAAACAAAAAGTGAATCAGGCCGAGGGTTTACCGATCAATATCGACGATGAAAAATTCAAGAAAGGTGTTCGCGAAGTGCTTTATTATCAGGATATGAAAGTTCCAGGACATGTAGATCTGGATTTGATCATGCAGATTTTATTGTCTGACGACCAGAAGAACAAATTGGAATTGAGAGGTGGTAAGTTTGAAAACTTTTTGCCAACCAAAAACTTTAGTCTTCCGGTGAATAAAGAATCTGTTCTGAAAAATAATGTCGTGCCTAAAGCATGGCAAGAATCTATTGTCGATACCATGAGCTGGACTTACAATAGAAATTATGTTTCTAGAGCGGAGTTGTCGATATTAAACGTATTGTTAAATAACGATTGGAAACGTCCAATTTATTTTGCAGCAACAGTTCCAAATGACAATTACCTTGGCTTAGATAAATATTTGGTGCAAGAGGGTTTTGCATTGCGCTTAATGCCTATTGCAACTCCTGCAGGTGCAGAAGGTACATTGGTCGATACACAGTCTGCTTACAAAGACATTACCACAAAATATCAATGGGGTAATATGGCACATGCTTCTTACTTGGATCCAGAGTCTTACCGGATGATTACCATGATTACAAATACAGTAATGGGTGGTACGGCGACACAATTAATGATGGAAGGTCGTAAGGATGAAGCGCGTAAAGTTGCCGTCGAGACTTATGAAAAGATGCCGAAGCGTGTTTATCTAATGCGCGATATTTTGGGGTATATTCCAATTATCAATGTATTGTATGAAACAGGAGAAACGAAACGTGCAAATGAGATCGTAAACCGTAACCTGAAATTTATGACGCAAAATATGCGGTGGTATCAGGATATTGCACAAACGAAGCCGGAGCTGGAATATTCTAATATTGGTACAGCTTTACGCGCATTGGGTGCCTATAAGAGCATTTTGGCTACCACATCGGAAAAACAGTTGCTACAGCAGGTAACCGATTTGGAGAAATTATATAAACAACAGTATGGTGTTGAGTAA